The following are encoded together in the Bos indicus isolate NIAB-ARS_2022 breed Sahiwal x Tharparkar chromosome 29, NIAB-ARS_B.indTharparkar_mat_pri_1.0, whole genome shotgun sequence genome:
- the LRRC10B gene encoding leucine-rich repeat-containing protein 10B: MGIAESTPDELPSDAEEQLRNGEQQLELSGRRLRRLPSAVCALSRLQKLYVSGTGLRELPEEIEELRELRILALDFNKLERLPDGLCRLPRLTRLYLGSNRLLALPADFAQLQSLRCLWIEGNFLRRFPRPLLRLVALQSLQMGDNRLRALPAELPRMTGLRGLWLYGNRFEEFPPALLRMGRLHILDLDRNRLGGFPDLHPLRALRVFSYDHNPVTGPPRVADTVFLVGEGAVERMAERDEPTPRPPPRRPARVFDDEEEEDLLIGGGSSQALGAPGDSLRALEAAPGLGT; this comes from the coding sequence ATGGGCATCGCCGAGTCTACGCCGGACGAGCTGCCGTCGGACGCTGAGGAGCAACTGCGCAACGGCGAGCAGCAGTTGGAGCTGAGCGGGAGGCGGCTGCGGCGGCTGCCCAGCGCCGTGTGCGCGCTGAGCCGCCTGCAGAAGCTGTACGTGAGCGGCACGGGTCTGCGCGAGCTGCCCGAGGAGATCGAGGAGCTGCGCGAGCTGCGCATCCTGGCGCTCGACTTCAACAAACTCGAGCGCCTGCCCGACGGCCTGTGTCGCCTTCCGCGCCTCACGCGCCTCTACCTGGGCAGCAACCGGCTGCTGGCGCTGCCCGCCGACTTCGCGCAGCTGCAGAGCTTGCGCTGCCTCTGGATCGAGGGCAACTTCCTGCGGCGCTTCCCGCGGCCGTTGTTGCGCCTGGTGGCGCTGCAGTCGCTGCAGATGGGCGACAACCGGTTGCGCGCGCTGCCCGCGGAGCTGCCGCGCATGACGGGCCTGCGCGGCCTCTGGCTCTACGGCAACCGCTTCGAGGAATTCCCGCCCGCGTTGCTGCGCATGGGCCGCCTGCACATCCTCGACCTAGACCGCAACCGCCTGGGCGGCTTCCCCGACCTGCACCCGCTGCGCGCCCTGCGCGTCTTCTCCTACGACCACAACCCGGTCACTGGCCCCCCCCGCGTGGCCGACACAGTCTTCCTTGTGGGCGAGGGCGCCGTCGAGCGCATGGCCGAGCGCGACGAGCCCACGCCCCGGCCGCCGCCCAGGCGCCCAGCGCGGGTCTTtgatgatgaagaggaagaagaccTGCTCATAGGGGGCggtagctcccaggctctgggggCCCCCGGCGACAGCCTCCGTGCCCTGGAAGCAGCTCCAGGACTGGGCACCTGA